In Colletotrichum destructivum chromosome 1, complete sequence, the sequence TGTGTCGCCCTAGCCACGTACCAAAAGTTCCATCTTTTTGATACTCGTTTTGTCGGCTATTTCCCCTGATTCTGCCCATGCCACTCACTCCCTGCCGAACCTAAGTAGCGGATGTAGTAGATCATTGGTTCTCCCTATGCTGGTGGTGCCTGGCTGCAAAAGTCTTGCCAGAGACGGAACCCTTCTAGAGCCGGGCGTCAAGCCTAAACTCATCAAGCAGATAGAGACGCGGTGTGCTACCTACCTTGCCTGCCTCGAGATCGGAGTGAGGGTGAGGTGACTGCGGTTGAGGGTCCAGTGTCGCGGACAGCCAACGTCAGACAGGTGCCCAGAGTGTCGCCTAGGGTTTCGTCTAGCTGCTTGCCACCTGCTCGTtcctatctacctacctaggtaccttggGTACATCAGAATGAATGCCGACCTGCTGTTTCCGTCTGCTCcgtcgaagtcgtcgtcgtcgtcgcccactCCCTCCGCTTTCCCATTCTCATCCCGGCCCCGTGCCCCAGTGCGTCACTATTTTCTCGATCTTGGGCTCTACAGTTTTCTCCAATGACACCCTTCTTTGGTTCTTCTCTTTGCATCATAAAGTCATCCTTTATCACAAGCatcgtcaacatcaccacACTCTAGGTACCCTGCGCGCAACACTCGTAGCTCGCAGTCAAGCTCCGCCGAGGCCCAATTGCGCAGATCCAAAGTCAATCGACAGTTACCTCGGTTCGACACGCATTCCTAGCTCCTGCCTCCAACCTTCCAACCTTGCCAGGATATCTACGGGTACCGTAGATTTGGGGCTGGTGTCACCGACTCGCGCCCATCCCTCTGTAGCGCTGCGCCAGAAAGAGAAATCCCAGACCGTTTCTGCGTTCTCCGTTTCTCTCGATTCCCCCACAAGCTACCCTCGGCGAAGTGGGCGCATCCTAGGTATCTGCAAGGGCAGCTTGCGGATCCAGCCGCAAATCTGCAGCTCGCCTTTTCTGCCCTATCAGTGTATTCATCGTTCTGAGCCGACCTTCTTAATTATTACCGACCGTTGAGATCAATTCAAAAGGACAGGGACGACGTGAGGGTTGCGTAGGGTGCCCTGTCTTAGACCCGGAATACGCGGACTCGACGAATCCGATCCCGCGTATTCATCCCCCCGTACTCCGTATCCATTTCCCAACCACCAAAGAAAACACCGCGCACCCCGCGACTAGCCCACGACGTTCAAGCGAACGCCATTCTTTTTCTGAGACTATACGCGCTCCGCGTCTTGGAGGTCCGCTTCTCTTCGTTTCCATAAATCCCTATCGTATCGCAAACGACGGGAACGAAGAGGGCGACCTAACCAGGCCGTCTCCTCCGCGGGCACCGCAACATCGGCTATCCGCCAACTCCGGTGTCTCCGTTGGACTATCGAAGCATCCCACCCAACGCCGTCTCGGGTCCAAACCCCGTGTGTGAAGCTCGGGTCTCTCGGATCGCTCGTATTCTACATCTTGAGGTTGTCAAACCACCCATCATCAGCCAGCGCATCTGGAACACCTGGCTCAGCGACCTTCTCAGACTACCTACCCGCGCTTACCTACTGCCCGCACAAACAGTCTGGAAGCACCAACAGGTTGCCCCAGCGCCTGGAACCCTACCCACGTTTTCTTCCTTGTCGACCCTTGCATAATGGGAAATGTCGACCCCTACATCCGCCATAAAGTCCATGGACGCAGGCCGTCGCGATGATGGCCAGCAACCACAACCAACGCTGCCTCTCGTCCCAGAGCCTCGACTCTCGACCCCCGCCAGCCGCGAaagctcctcgaccgtcCAGAAGTCGCCGGGCGGCTCAGATTCTCACGGTATGTACGGATAGTCATGTGCGGATTTGCTAGCTTCCCTGTCTGCTCTGTTCTGGGGTTCTTGAGGgtctcttcatctcctcggAATTGAGGCTGGGGACGTTGATCCGCCCTGAGTGGCGCACATGGTGGATGCTAATTGAGCCGTAGGCAGCAGCTTCCCTACATTTGCCAAGAAGACGCCCACGAAGCTCGCCCGAACTACCACACCGAACGCAAAGGATGTCAAGCCCGTCAAagcctcgcccgccgctgTCCAATCTCCCGCCGCAATTGACCCGCTATCCCAGGTTCGTTACCATCATGGACATCGCCAGGCGGGTCGTATACCAGTTGTTAACCTCCCACAGCACATTCTGATGCGAACAAACACCGACCACACAGTCCCCCCTCAGCTCCGGAGACGCCCCGATAGTCCGGCCCTCGACCTTGAGCAGCCACCAAAACTCCCACTACATGCTTTCGATGCCAACAAAGACAAAAGGTACGTTGCACACCCAACCGGCTTGCTCATATGCCTTCGCTAACAGAGCCACAGGAAAGGACCGTCATTCTTGAGCCGGCTGAGCATGCGAGGCGGACGTCGacgcgacgatgacgaggactCTGTCTTCAGTGACCACCGTATCGATGGGACGAACGCCCCAGCCTTTTCCTCCGTCATTGGTTCGGGGTACATACCTCACCACAAAGAGCCACCGCGATACATCCGCGTCAAGGCACGCAACAAGAAAACTCGAGAGTTCAACCGAATGTTCCTCGCCCAAGAGCTTTTGATCCCACGAAACGAAACACACGAGGATAAGAGCACGACCGTGTCAGTGTCGAGCGACACCAGGCGACCGAACAATAGCGGAGCTGTCTGGGCCACTGAATTCAGCACCGATGGCAAGTACTTTGCTGCCGCAGGAAAAGATCAAGTAGTGAGGGTTTGGGCTGTGATTTCCACGCATGAggagcgacggcggcatgaagaagaagagaacgcCAACCATGGTGAAAGACTGAGCGCGCCCGTTTTTCGAAGCAAGCCAGTACATGAATTCCAAGGACATACCGGCGAGGTTCTTGACCTCAGCTGGAGCAAGAACAACTTCTTATTGTCTTCGTCAATGGACAAGACGGTGCGTCTCTGGCATATCAGCAGGAAGGAGTGTCTTTGCACGTTCAAACACAAGGATTTTGTCACCTCGATTGCCTTTCACCCCACCGACGACCGGTTCTTCCTCGCGGGATCTCTAGACTCGACATTACGTCTGTGGAGCATCCCAGACAAGTCAGTGGCCTATTCCGTTCAGTTGTCCGACCTCATCACGGCAGTTGCCTTTTCGCCCGATGGGAAGACGGCTATCGCTGGAGGCCTCTCGGGAATGTGTATGTTCCATGACACCGAGGGCCTCAAACAAACCACTCAGCTGCATGTCCGTTCATCCAGGGGCAAGAATGCCAAGGGAAGCAAAATCACCGGCATCAAGACGATGATGTATGAtggcgaggccaaggtctTGATCACGTCGAACGATTCGAGGGTTCGCATTTATGATCTGCGCGACAAGACCCTGGACTCCAAGTTCAAGGGTTACGAAAATACCTGCAGCCAGATTCACGCCGATTTCAGCGACACCGGACAGTGGATCGTTTCTGGAAGCGAGGACAAGAGAGTGTATATCTGGTCGGTAAATTCTGCCGAGTCGGATAAGGACAAGCCATGCGAGTATTTCGAAGCGCATTCTGACCGAGTATCGACGGCAGTGTTTGCACCAAAAAAGTCACGACAGCTTCTTGGCGGTTCGGGGGATCCTCTATACGACCTTTGTAATCCTCCGCCGGTGACTCTTATGAGTCTCGAGGAGTCCATCGCTAGCCAAACGGGCAATTCGGACGACGAAAGACCGCAAATCAAGAAGCCTGAGGAATCACCAGCCTACATTGAAAAGTCGAAGCACTATGACGGGCAAATTCTGGTGACTACGGACCAATCTGGAGTTATCAAGGTTTTCCGACAAGATTGCGCATACCTTAAGCGCCGACATGAAAACTGGGAAACCGGCTCGACCTTTTCTCGCCGGCTGGGAGGCAGCGTCGTGGGACGTAGCGGAAGCGTCGCAACGCGTACGAGCGTCGGCAGTCATCCCCGATCTCGCCGCGGGTCAATGTCACGCCTGGCGGCACCTGGCGCTGCTCAGCTAAGCTCCGATATCAACACTTGGCGTCATGGAATTGAAAATGGTCGTCCAAACTCGGTGATCATCACTCCATCCCAAAGCGAgcgctcgacgtcgccgactAAGACTTCGCACACGCCCATCGACACAAGCACTGCGAATCTTGCGTCTGGGGCTCGAAAAAAACCGTATGGCGCGTCGTCGCAGCCGACACGTCCGCAACTCCCGGCCAGTCCCACGTCGAGCCGCGCTTCCCGCGACCGGGCTCCGTCCATCCCCCCTACACCGAGTTTCTCGTTCGTATCggcagacgacgatgagAGCGACGAGCTGCGACTTGATCCCGCAGGGGCCAGCTATTCTTTTTGGAACTTGAACCGATGGAAAGGCATCTCATCTCTGAGGTCCTCGGTATCAttcagcaacatcaacacaTCGCAGGCGCAAGTAGGACAGGGGCGAAACAGCATGAGCACGGCGGATACCACACAGACAACCATTAGCAATAGCACCAAGGCTTCCAGACGCAAGAGTATCGGCCCCGTCGTGTACGACAAGACGGTTGAGGAAGAGCAAAACGGTACGACGAAGATTATAGAGGACACGACCGCCAAGGCAGAAGGAGATGGCCAGCTTCTGCGACCAGTTGGCAATAGGTCCGACAGTCGGACCCGTAATTCTGTTATCAGCCGTTTGAGCTCCGAGTACAAcagcgaggacggcgagcaaCTCTCCTGTCAGAAATGCGCGAGCAAGGATTTCAAGGCAAAGAGAGTGGGGGGCAGGCAGCGGCTCATTTGCGTAAAGTGTGGCAAGCTTGTTGACGACGGCATGCAATGATTGAGatgagagcgagagagaaggTCAACTCTTTGATGACATTCAGGGACTAGCTTTGTTTTTTTCCGTAGCGATGGATTTGACGTTTTGGGCACACATGATCAGGCGCATCTATCACGAGCAAGGATACccacgcacgcacacacacaacgGCTGAGGGGGAAAATCAGGGACGACAGCATTTTCTTGGATACACAGACACGAGGGTCTTTCCGAAAGAAAGAACCAATTATTATTCTTTGGGTCATATGTCGCGGAAGTTCGGCAGTCAGCAAAGCAAAGTGGCGTTACTTGGAAGGTACAGCGATATTTCAAGCGGGCGCATAAAAAAGCTTCCACGCACGGAAATGAAATGAAATAAATTGGTATCATGAAAACTTGATAGCTAGCATCTGTCCCCGATGCAATACCGCAagcgccggcgagggtgtAGAATATGGCGAAGAAAGGTGGGTGAGTAGTAACAAACATCATCCCCGCAAGGACATTTTCCAGTCCGACCTTAAGCCAGTGTTGACGCCGAGGGTGTAGCCGCCAGAGACGGTGGAACCGTCATCAggcttggcctccttgacgtccGCGGCTTCCGTCTTCttgttggcctcggccgtcttcgcagccgcctcggccgcttcggTCTCCTTCATCCTGGCAAGCCCGCTCAGCTCCTGGACGGTGGCCTGCAGGGTCCTTGGATCGGCGCCTCGGGCGACGCTGCGGCCGCCGTTGTAAGGTTGGCCCTTTTCGAAGAACATGAAGGTCGGCATGGCCGTGACGCCATATCGGCGTGCGACGTCCTGAGTAGCGTCGACGTTGACCTTGACAAAGGCAAGGGAGCCGGGCCGGCCGTGATTGTTGGAGAGGGACTCGTAGATGGGCTTGATGGCGTGACAAGGGCCACACCAGTCCGCGTAGAAATCAACGACCACGTAGGTGTTTGCCGACAGCAGGCCGCTGAATTCCGCAAGGGACGAGGCGTGAAGGACGACCATTTTGGCGGCAGGTGGGAACAGTGGTGAATAACTCGTAATGGCAGAAAGGGTGATGAACTGGTTATGGCAAGTCTCCGGATGGGTGTGAGTCGATTGTGTGGTTTATGATGCTCCTTGGGCGAATCTCTGCGTGCCTTAGACTAAAAATTTCAGGTATTATAGATTTATATATCCAGAAGAGTTCTTGTTTGAGGCCTTGCGGCTTTGATGGTATTCCGCTTCAATTTGTCAGGATGACAGAAGGAGAATGAGTGAGGGCATTCAGCAACAGCGGCGACTATCTCGTCAGCTTCCGGCGGCAACACAAGACCGGGGCTTTGCGCCGAAGAAGGAACCTTCCAGGTGGCTGCAGCGTTGGGCTAGCGCAACGGCTCTCTAATTTTGCTTCATTGGCCCTGCATCAGTAATTCATTCCATCACCCCCCATGATTTCGGTTTCCATCATTTGTCACCTGCTCACTTCTGTCTCCCCATCGCtgagcccccccccccccccccccccaccatTGACTGCATGGGCATGCGCGTGCGCATGGTTTCTTCCGTTTTGCAGAGCATCTGGCTTTCACGATTTCCAGTTCCGCAAATGGCCGGCTGCATGTGCTTCAGATCGCTGACGCAACTCGGAGATGCAGGTTGCCGGTGCATGTTGTCCAAATCACTGGACCCAAACGGATTTCCGTCGTGAAGCCTTTGGCTGCTGTTCATCATTCCGGCGACGGTGCGTCGGAGGCTGGTCAGGTTTGGTCATTTGTAGACTAGACTGTCTGCCCTGCCGCTCGTTGGCATCCCTCTGCACCATGGTACTCTTCAAAAGGCGCTCACACACACTTGTGATTGTGCTGTCTGGAGGGCTACCCATGCCGTTTCTCATTCTAATCCGGTCATCAAATGACGGCAGCACTCTTACATCTTACTGACCGGGACCTTAGAGTTACGTACCGCGTGTCCATCTATCGCTCTTATGCCCGCTATCGTTTCTTTGGGGAAATGTCCACGATTCCGACAACAGTCCAAAGATCCGCGAGCCAAGGCGCCGCTCAGAGTCGTCAGTTCCTGCCTCTCTGTGACAAGATGCGGTACGATCCCTAGCCATCGTTGAGTGCCACGAACATGAGGCGCCGTCCAACTCTGGCTTACTCCCAAATTGTTTGTCAGCCCATGTCGGCTCAGTTGGAACCTGTTTAGGATCTTCAGGCCCATCAACCAACAATCCCCTAACCCACCCATTGTTACGTCGTCAGATGACCCCATCAAGTGTCTCGCAAAGTCGCAGTCACCAACCCCAGCACCcgctgcccgccgcccctccACGCCGGGTCTTCACACCTTTTCGCTTCTCGCCGGCGCTTATCAAGCGCGGAGACTTCCAAGGAAACCAAGTTCACTTCAGGGATGCCGGGAATATCTATCCTGTCGAGTCCCATCTTGGGTCTAGCCTGGTACCTACCCTGCAGATGTCAGTCCTGCAAAGTAGTCCTCTGGAAGAAGATCAGGCTGTCTCGCCAGACTTTGAAGCGCCTTGTGCTGACGACCAAGCCCATTCGACGGGAGGTGAACCTGGTGCCTGTTAGCCTTGCCGGCTCCCTTCCTTCATGGATTGGAGGCTAGAGCCTCAGGGGCAAACGGTCAGCCACCTGTGACGGCCGCTGTACACCACCCTCATTTTTGCGTGAGATCAAGCGCCGGCGGTGCGCGTGTCGCCGAGTGTTTCTTGGGAAATCGGTTCCCCTGGGCCTATGGAAAGATGAAGTCCACAAGGCTTCGACACGATCCCCCGTTCTGAAATGCTGAGCCTTAAGGGTACGCTGTTTCATCGCCTCGAAGCATCCGACCTCTGGCTTATCTACAGTGGTTTGAGCCGTTGAGGCCCGGAAGTTGCCATCGAATGGGATGATCAAGCCCGAGTAAACCTCTAGGCGCCTCATAGCGGCTCATCGAGCGATGGGTCTACTTTATGAAGGCTCAAGAGGGCGGTTGAATGATATGGCCGTTCTCCGAGATGTTTCCATATAAAAAGCTTCCTTTTTGGTATTCCTTTGCCAAGGTGGGATTCGTCATGAACATTCATTCGCAAGAAACTTTTCTCAATAGCATTGCTCGTTCGTGGAATTGTCCTTCCGATATGGCCGAATATCAGCCCTTCAACTTTGGGTTTGAACTTGAGCTGTCTCTCAACAGCAAAAAGAAGCACAAGTCATGGCTCTTGATGGCCCATGATACCGGCGGTCGTCTGGCCAAGAAGGGAGTGAGAAACCATgtcaaggagaaggtggACGGGAACTACCGGAAGTGGTCTGTTGTTCAGGAGATCACAATTCCTCAGGACCCGGCCAAGAACAACTGCGAGTATTCTGATTCACGACATGGCAATTTCGGCGTTAACACTTGAACTCAGGGGCCCTTGAGCTAGTGTCTCCCGTGTTCGGATTGGACTCGCCCTGGCTGAGCGACACCGATCACATCTTCTCCGCCATCCAAAAATCCTCTTCTATACAGAAGGTTCCCCAGTGCAGCACGCATGTTCACGTCAGCCTGGCTGATCGAGACTTCACCACGTTCCAGCTGGCGTGCCTGGGAAAGGCAATCCTTACCTACGAATCTTGCTTCGACGCCTTGGTTCCCAAAGACAGAACATCCGCGTACTGGTGCCAGAGCAACCGCCGGAACCCTGTGCTGTCCCGCTGCCAGTCCCTCCAAGAAtgcctcgacctcctcgacgtgGCTTCGCAGCGAGGCACatccgccgtcgtcgagaccATGTGCCTGTTCCCGGCCTCCAGCGCCTACGGACGCGCCCACGGACGGAAGAAGGACTTTGTCCACGGCAAAGTCTACAAGTGGAACTTTGCTCGCTTGCTGGGTCATGACAACAGCCGGACCATCGAGTTTCGACAGCCTCCCGGCAGCACCTGCATGGAAGATGCTGTCGGATGGGTCTTATTGACTTTGACGTTCGTCGCGGGGGCGACTGGAGGTGGCAATTGCATCGGCTCGTTGGAGTCTGGCGGTGATGACCGGCTAGAATTTTGGCATCTTCTTTGTCACGGTGCGGGGGTCTTCGGGCTTGATCCGTTCTTGCTTGACGTTTTGAGGAACTTTCTGAGCCGTGTATGAGGATGATCGActcctttctctctgtcttgATCAACAGCACATGGGACCAATCGTCCGAACTCGCTTCTCTAACTCTAGTCTTCATTCGCCCAGTTTATTTTGAGTCTGGTTTACAGGCTTGCTTGCATGCTGCATTTTTCTCTTTAATTAATCAGACATTTCTAGCCGGATGTTCCTGCGAGGTCGAAAGGGTGTCCGTCCTTTCCGCCTGTTTCCTCCGACGTCCACATCTAGACCGGAAGCTTGGCCTCCGCAGAGTGCCACTTCATATCGGCACCAAGACGCGCTCTGTGCAACTTATTGGCGTCTCTTGGTTATGATCTAGGTTCGGGCCTGAGTTCCAGGTTGATTATCATATTGTTGTTTAAATTCAATGTATTTGGGACGTCTTCTCGTCTCTTGACCTTGGTGACCACTCTATCCTCCAGTCAACCTGGGTGGACTACGTCTCCTCATTGCACGAACCAAACAACAGCACTATGGTGCAACCGGCCTCCTCATCTGACCTGCTCGGCTGACGGGGCCGTCCGGAGAAAATGCAACATAGTACTGCTCCTCTTGGCGATGGACTAGTATATAAATGCCCGAACTTGGCATGAATGCTGTGTGGCTGCCAAGTTCTTCATGAATCCAGCACTGCCGTCAATCATAACAACCTCCACACTCGATCAAAATGAGATTGCTAGGTTTCTTGGCTACGGGCCTCTCTGCCACACCCTTCTTCGGTTCTGCTTCGGGGCAGAGCACGGTTCCGGCTTGGGGGCAATGTAAGTTATACTTGCTATGCCTGGTTTGAGTTCCTTCAATTTTGATGCCACCGCAGGCGGTGGTAATGGTTGGGGCGGCGGCACTGCTTGCGTGAGCGGCTACACCTGCTCTATTCTTAAGTACGACAATTCCAACGACTTGGCATCTCAAGAAAGCTGCTGACTTCTCCTGTCAAAGTCCATTTTACCATCAGTGCATCCCAGGATCCAGCACTCCGACGACCGCTTCTGCCAGGCCCTCTTTAACTTCAACCGCCTCTGTTGCAACTACCACTAACATCCGCACAACATCTCGTGCATCGACAACTCTCGTGAGTGTAACCACCACAGCagctggcggcggtggcggcaccGTTCCCACGACTCTTGTCTCGGGATGGTACTGGATCCGCGCTGTGGCCTCGCCCAACTTCCACAATTACCTCCAAGCCAAGCCGACCAATACGCCCAGCAAAGCCTACCTCGAGTCTCCTAGCGGTGCAGGCCAGTTCAAGATTGAGTCTGGCCAGTTGCTCCACCTGACTGGGTCGTCTTCGCTGTATCTCAACGTTGAGAATCCGATGGATAAGACCCAGAGAAAGCTGGAGACGTGGTTCAGCACGAGCAAGAATACTTATGGCACGTTCGCCTTTCAGGGGGATACGCTTACGTGGAACACGCCGGATATCAACCGCCCTAACCTGGCTGCGTGGCTTGTCTGTGAGAACCAGGAGGT encodes:
- a CDS encoding Putative Thioredoxin domain-containing protein → MVVLHASSLAEFSGLLSANTYVVVDFYADWCGPCHAIKPIYESLSNNHGRPGSLAFVKVNVDATQDVARRYGVTAMPTFMFFEKGQPYNGGRSVARGADPRTLQATVQELSGLARMKETEAAEAAAKTAEANKKTEAADVKEAKPDDGSTVSGGYTLGVNTGLRSDWKMSLRG
- a CDS encoding Putative WD repeat-containing protein WDR44/Dgr2, which produces MSTPTSAIKSMDAGRRDDGQQPQPTLPLVPEPRLSTPASRESSSTVQKSPGGSDSHGSSFPTFAKKTPTKLARTTTPNAKDVKPVKASPAAVQSPAAIDPLSQHILMRTNTDHTVPPQLRRRPDSPALDLEQPPKLPLHAFDANKDKRKGPSFLSRLSMRGGRRRDDDEDSVFSDHRIDGTNAPAFSSVIGSGYIPHHKEPPRYIRVKARNKKTREFNRMFLAQELLIPRNETHEDKSTTVSVSSDTRRPNNSGAVWATEFSTDGKYFAAAGKDQVVRVWAVISTHEERRRHEEEENANHGERLSAPVFRSKPVHEFQGHTGEVLDLSWSKNNFLLSSSMDKTVRLWHISRKECLCTFKHKDFVTSIAFHPTDDRFFLAGSLDSTLRLWSIPDKSVAYSVQLSDLITAVAFSPDGKTAIAGGLSGMCMFHDTEGLKQTTQLHVRSSRGKNAKGSKITGIKTMMYDGEAKVLITSNDSRVRIYDLRDKTLDSKFKGYENTCSQIHADFSDTGQWIVSGSEDKRVYIWSVNSAESDKDKPCEYFEAHSDRVSTAVFAPKKSRQLLGGSGDPLYDLCNPPPVTLMSLEESIASQTGNSDDERPQIKKPEESPAYIEKSKHYDGQILVTTDQSGVIKVFRQDCAYLKRRHENWETGSTFSRRLGGSVVGRSGSVATRTSVGSHPRSRRGSMSRLAAPGAAQLSSDINTWRHGIENGRPNSVIITPSQSERSTSPTKTSHTPIDTSTANLASGARKKPYGASSQPTRPQLPASPTSSRASRDRAPSIPPTPSFSFVSADDDESDELRLDPAGASYSFWNLNRWKGISSLRSSVSFSNINTSQAQVGQGRNSMSTADTTQTTISNSTKASRRKSIGPVVYDKTVEEEQNGTTKIIEDTTAKAEGDGQLLRPVGNRSDSRTRNSVISRLSSEYNSEDGEQLSCQKCASKDFKAKRVGGRQRLICVKCGKLVDDGMQ
- a CDS encoding Putative Cellulose-binding domain, fungal, Cellulose-binding domain superfamily; its protein translation is MRLLGFLATGLSATPFFGSASGQSTVPAWGQCGGNGWGGGTACVSGYTCSILNPFYHQCIPGSSTPTTASARPSLTSTASVATTTNIRTTSRASTTLVSVTTTAAGGGGGTVPTTLVSGWYWIRAVASPNFHNYLQAKPTNTPSKAYLESPSGAGQFKIESGQLLHLTGSSSLYLNVENPMDKTQRKLETWFSTSKNTYGTFAFQGDTLTWNTPDINRPNLAAWLVCENQEVFINTGAYLYQTPAGCFDQTIHSYGGSTADY
- a CDS encoding Putative amidoligase enzyme encodes the protein MAEYQPFNFGFELELSLNSKKKHKSWLLMAHDTGGRLAKKGVRNHVKEKVDGNYRKWSVVQEITIPQDPAKNNWALELVSPVFGLDSPWLSDTDHIFSAIQKSSSIQKVPQCSTHVHVSLADRDFTTFQLACLGKAILTYESCFDALVPKDRTSAYWCQSNRRNPVLSRCQSLQECLDLLDVASQRGTSAVVETMCLFPASSAYGRAHGRKKDFVHGKVYKWNFARLLGHDNSRTIEFRQPPGSTCMEDAVGWVLLTLTFVAGATGGGNCIGSLESGGDDRLEFWHLLCHGAGVFGLDPFLLDVLRNFLSRV